A portion of the Streptomyces sp. NBC_01335 genome contains these proteins:
- a CDS encoding SIS domain-containing protein yields the protein MSESKLAGQFFDAAIGLLARVRDEESASVAAAGAAVADTIAAGGRLFAFGAGHSSLAAQDVVYRAGGPALMNLLAVPGTVGVDVMPATLGSALERVEGLATTVLAASPARAGDLLVIISLSGRNTLPVEMAREARARGLTVIGVTSVAYAAATSSRSATGGFLLDHCDIVLDSKIAVGDAELTTDGVGAPFAPASTVVTSALMQATMAAAAEELAARGIEPPLLRSGNVDGGHEWNRRVFDENRDRIFYQH from the coding sequence ATGAGCGAGAGCAAGCTGGCCGGCCAGTTCTTCGACGCGGCCATCGGGCTGCTGGCCCGGGTCCGCGACGAGGAGTCCGCCTCCGTCGCGGCGGCCGGGGCGGCGGTCGCCGACACCATCGCCGCGGGCGGCCGGCTCTTCGCCTTCGGTGCCGGGCACTCCTCGCTCGCCGCGCAGGACGTGGTCTACCGGGCGGGCGGCCCCGCCCTGATGAACCTCCTCGCGGTGCCGGGAACGGTCGGGGTCGACGTGATGCCCGCGACCCTCGGCTCGGCGCTGGAGCGGGTGGAGGGGCTCGCCACCACCGTGCTCGCGGCCAGCCCGGCCAGGGCGGGCGACCTGCTGGTGATCATCTCCCTCTCCGGCCGCAACACCCTGCCCGTCGAGATGGCCCGCGAGGCACGGGCGCGCGGCCTCACCGTGATCGGGGTGACCTCGGTGGCGTACGCCGCCGCCACCTCGTCCCGGTCCGCCACCGGCGGCTTCCTGCTCGACCACTGCGACATCGTGCTGGACAGCAAGATCGCGGTGGGCGACGCGGAGCTGACCACCGACGGGGTCGGCGCCCCGTTCGCCCCCGCCTCCACCGTCGTGACCAGCGCGCTGATGCAGGCGACGATGGCCGCCGCCGCAGAGGAACTGGCCGCCCGCGGCATCGAGCCGCCGCTGCTGCGCTCGGGCAACGTGGACGGCGGCCACGAGTGGAACCGGCGGGTGTTCGACGAGAACCGGGACCGGATCTTCTACCAGCACTGA